A genomic window from Primulina huaijiensis isolate GDHJ02 unplaced genomic scaffold, ASM1229523v2 scaffold6295, whole genome shotgun sequence includes:
- the LOC140970492 gene encoding pectinesterase-like, with translation MSYVCIVLSLISALRAVYPQRTFIVAKDGSGNFTTISQEKINLYLVGDGIDKTRISGNRSANMGFLTYDTATVRVATDGFVAKEVTFENTAGVNMNQSVAVTIEGLYSAFYRCRFLGYQDTLYVWHGIQFFRECDIYGTVDFIFGKSRALFQNCNVYARRPRQGQSNTITAQGRESENFFSGIVMQNCTIAAAPDLLPRFNVRSYLGRPLHNYSTTVIMQSFLDKLIDPRGWLEWVGQGHGVEKVYYAEYDNRGPGANTNSRVKWAHTIKYREANKFTARNFIQGQKWIGLTKIPYYLDL, from the exons ATGAGTTACGTTTGTATTGTGTTATCCCTCATCTCGGCATTACGAGCTGTATACCCACAAAGGACTTTCATAGTTGCCAAGGATGGTAGTGGAAACTTCACCACTATCTCCCAA GAGAAGATCAACCTGTATTTAGTGGGAGATGGGATAGACAAGACTAGAATATCCGGGAATAGAAGTGCAAACATGGGCTTCCTAACTTACGACACAGCGACAGTTA GAGTCGCTACTGACGGTTTTGTGGCCAAAGAAGTTACCTTTGAGAACACTGCTGGTGTAAACATGAACCAGTCAGTGGCTGTGACAATCGAAGGTCTATATTCTGCTTTCTACAGATGTCGATTCCTAGGGTATCAGGATACGTTGTATGTCTGGCATGGCATCCAATTTTTCAGGGAGTGTGATATTTATGGAACTGTAGATTTTATATTTGGTAAGTCACGAGCGCTCTTTCAAAATTGCAATGTCTATGCTCGCAGACCTCGACAAGGGCAGTCGAATACCATCACAGCGCAAGGAAGAGAAtcagaaaattttttttcaggCATCGTGATGCAAAACTGCACTATTGCAGCTGCGCCAGATCTGCTGCCGAGGTTCAATGTGAGGAGCTATTTAGGCCGGCCCTTGCATAACTACTCAACAACAGTGATTATGCAGAGTTTCTTGGATAAACTGATTGATCCAAGAGGCTGGTTGGAGTGGGTAGGGCAAGGACACGGAGTAGAAAAAGTATACTATGCCGAATATGATAACCGGGGGCCAGGAGCAAATACCAACAGTAGAGTAAAATGGGCGCACACGATCAAATATAGAGAAGCCAACAAATTCACAGCAAGGAACTTCATACAAGGACAAAAGTGGATTGGTTTAACTAAAATACCTTATTACCTAGATTTGTGA
- the LOC140970511 gene encoding uncharacterized protein, with protein METQPESDPQPSQPENSKPDQEAFEGIEEEDDEQGLEQDEEDEEDGVELESFSTEDRVRRDRVKMESLFRRLSTERIPVRVHDVIIKGNDKTKDSLIESEVAELFRKANTVQQLLRAAGVANARLQRLDIFESVNITLDAGPPELPGTVNVIVEVAEAKNPLTGDLGIFTKPEARSWSLEGSLKLKNLFGYGDIWDGSVVYGWGQSSEISTGVSLPKFKAWSTPLTARISLLSQDWLKFSSYKEQALGISLGLLSTGNHDVSYNLSWRTLTDPSQKSSHTVRRQLGHSLLSSLKYAFKYDKRDSQMRPTKGHAFVSTTQIGGLFPDTRSLRFIRQEFDLRYGVPFAFYRAALNFGVSGGVVFPWGSGFLNSPSCLPDRFFMGGNTSPVCSLSGPISVLGFKARGLGSAEHRRLVRESSSDQTSDDSGMDYIGGDLALTAFADFSFDLPFRVLRDAGIHGHAFACTGSLSKLTENAFRQLSFQKLRDSFRSSAGFGIIVPTKLFRMEVNYCYILKQHEHDRGRTGIQFSFSSSL; from the exons ATGGAAACCCAGCCAGAATCCGACCCTCAGCCCAGCCAACCAGAAAACTCGAAGCCCGATCAGGAAGCATTTGAAGGAAtcgaagaagaagatgatgaacaaGGGTTGGAACAGGATGAAGAAGACGAAGAAGATGGAGTAGAACTCGAGTCCTTCTCTACCGAGGATCGAGTTAGAAGGGACAGAGTCAAAATGGAGTCCCTCTTCAGACGCCTCTCCACTGAGCGAATCCCGGTTCGGGTCCATGACGTCATCATCAAGGGGAACGACAAGACGAAGGATTCTTTGATTGAGTCCGAGGTCGCGGAACTTTTCAGGAAAGCTAACACCGTTCAGCAGCTGTTGCGTGCCGCAGGTGTTGCCAACGCTCGGCTCCAGCGCCTTGATATATTCGAATCTGTTAATATTACTCTCGACGCAGGGCCGCCAGAACTCCCCGGAACTGTGAATGTGATTGTTGAAGTTGCTGAGGCTAAGAACCCACTTACAGGAGATTTAGGAATTTTTACCAAACCAGAG GCAAGATCTTGGTCTCTAGAAGGATCGCTGaaactaaaaaatttatttggttatGGAGATATTTGGGATGGTTCAGTGGTTTATGGCTGGGGTCAATCTTCAGAGATTAGTACCGGTGTATCCCTGCCTAAATTCAAAGCGTGGTCTACGCCCTTGACAGCAAGAATATCTCTGCTTTCTCAAGATTGGTTGAAATTTTCTTCTTATAAAGAGCAAGCTCTTGGCATCTCACTCGGGTTATTATCAACTGGGAACCATGATGTATCATACAATCTCTCTTGGCGTACCTTAACCGATCCATCCCAAAAGTCATCACACACAGTGAGGAGACAGCTTGGACATAGTTTGCTCTCCtctttaaaatatgcatttaaatatgATAAGAGAGATTCTCAGATGAGGCCAACAAAAGGACATGCATTTGTTTCTACTACGCAAATTGGTGGTCTTTTTCCAGATACACGGAGCTTACGCTTTATTCGACAG GAGTTTGATCTTCGTTATGGTGTCCCCTTTGCATTCTATCGAGCTGCACTGAATTTTGGAGTTTCGGGTGGTGTTGTATTTCCATGGGGAAGCGGATTCTTGAACTCTCCTTCATGTTTACCTGATAGGTTCTTTATGGGAGGTAATACATCTCCGGTTTGCTCCTTGAGTGGTCCAATATCTGTTTTGGGTTTCAAAGCAAGGGGATTGGGTTCGGCTGAACATAGACGACTGGTTAGAGAAAGTTCCAGTGATCAAACTTCTGATGATTCTGGAATGGATTATATTGGCGGAGATCTTGCTCTCACCGCTTTTGCAGACTTCTCTTTTGATCTACCCTTTCGGGTTCTTAGGGATGCTGGTATCCACGGGCATGCATTCGCTTGCACTGGCAGCCTAAGCAAATTAACTGAGAATGCATTTCGGCAATTGTCTTTCCAGAAACTTCGAGATTCTTTCCGAAGCTCAGCTGGATTTGGAATCATTGTACCCACCAAGCTATTTCGCATGGag GTTAACTACTGCTACATATTGAAACAACACGAGCATGATCGCGGGAGGACTGGCATACAATTTAGCTTCTCCTCTTCGCTATAA
- the LOC140970515 gene encoding cell wall / vacuolar inhibitor of fructosidase 2-like, whose amino-acid sequence MAKQVFAIVIVLVFVFFFSQSNASSANNMSLIESVRKKTFDYKLCVSSLKSNPHSFNTDVKGLARIMMDVIISKVDGILGVIRELVKKTSDPRMLECLNNGCYVEYDLSKDNMKYAIEYLQSNSFREALTLVDDAYIGDQEGCEDSFAELKIKSPMTAINNHFAALCKITEDIISILFK is encoded by the coding sequence ATGGCGAAACAAGTGTTTGCAATTGTTATTGTTTTGGTGTTCGTTTTCTTTTTTAGCCAAAGCAATGCAAGCAGCGCCAACAACATGTCCTTGATAGAAAGCGTGCGTAAGAAAACGTTTGACTATAAGTTGTGCGTCTCTTCTTTGAAATCGAATCCTCACAGCTTCAACACAGACGTAAAAGGGCTAGCTCGTATCATGATGGATGTAATAATAAGCAAAGTAGACGGAATACTGGGAGTGATCCGTGAACTGGTAAAGAAGACATCGGATCCCCGCATGTTGGAGTGTCTCAACAACGGCTGTTATGTAGAGTACGATCTCAGCAAAGATAATATGAAGTATGCGATAGAATATTTGCAATCGAATTCTTTCAGGGAGGCATTAACTTTGGTGGATGATGCCTATATAGGAGATCAAGAAGGCTGTGAGGACTCTTTCGCTGAACTTAAAATCAAGTCGCCTATGACGGCTATAAACAACCATTTTGCTGCTCTTTGTAAAATCACCGAGGACATCATAAGCATCTTATTTAAGTAG
- the LOC140970506 gene encoding nematode resistance protein-like HSPRO2 yields the protein MVDLDWKTKMVSSEITNKSPKLSSKLQISIPPSKVSVSELSAASESACSAYDHYVRLPELKKLWDLNDFPNWKSERLFRPAFSGLEITFRLISTVLSDHRPYANHREWRRRLEALAASEIEIIATLCEEEEENLETRGTIPIVDLTSSGGMFLRENSSAEVWKLSDDTTVVSQVSEAGLLPRLATWHKSEDVARKILYTIECQMQGCPFTLGLGEPNLSGKPSLDYDGICKPSELQALKRSPNDEIKNRENYTVYSTHQILESWIRVARQLVEKISEEISSKRFERASGYCWILEKVWMVLNQVEDLHFLVDPDDFLNLKNHFSMKVNSGSDLFCFRSRELVELTKSSKDLKHKVPAILEEEVDPTGGPRIQDAAMELYRKKQVPAKIHLLQAMQAVEAAAKRFYFCYKQLLSASMGSLEAKGSAETGDTLSQIFLEPTYYPSLDAAKIFLGERRRSH from the coding sequence ATGGTGGATTTGGATTGGAAAACTAAAATGGTCTCCTCAGAAATCACGAATAAATCGCCGAAGCTATCTAGTAAGCTCCAGATTTCGATCCCGCCATCGAAAGTTAGTGTTTCTGAGCTGTCCGCGGCATCTGAATCGGCTTGTTCGGCTTACGATCACTATGTTCGACTGCCGGAGCTAAAGAAATTATGGGATTTGAATGATTTTCCGAATTGGAAGAGTGAACGGCTTTTTAGACCGGCTTTCTCCGGTCTGGAGATAACCTTCCGGCTCATATCGACTGTTTTGTCTGACCACAGACCATATGCCAACCATCGGGAATGGCGGCGACGACTGGAAGCTCTGGCGGCGAGTGAGATTGAGATTATAGCTACGTTGTGCGAAGAAGAGGAGGAGAACCTGGAGACACGTGGAACGATCCCGATAGTTGACTTGACGTCATCAGGGGGCATGTTTTTGCGGGAAAACAGCTCGGCTGAGGTGTGGAAGCTTTCCGACGATACCACCGTGGTTAGCCAGGTGAGCGAAGCCGGCTTGCTTCCACGTCTCGCCACGTGGCACAAGTCCGAGGATGTTGCGCGTAAGATCCTGTACACGATCGAGTGCCAGATGCAGGGTTGTCCGTTCACCCTGGGCTTGGGCGAGCCGAACTTAAGCGGCAAGCCAAGCCTCGACTACGATGGCATCTGCAAGCCGTCGGAGCTTCAGGCTCTAAAGAGAAGTCCGAACGATGAAATCAAGAACCGCGAGAACTATACAGTGTATTCAACGCATCAGATCCTGGAGTCATGGATCCGGGTAGCGAGACAGCTCGTGGAGAAAATTTCTGAAGAAATTTCCTCGAAAAGATTCGAAAGAGCCTCTGGATATTGTTGGATTCTGGAAAAAGTGTGGATGGTTTTGAATCAAGTGGAAGACTTGCATTTTCTCGTAGATCCCGACGATTTCTTGAACTTGAAGAATCATTTCTCAATGAAAGTGAATTCAGGTTCTGATCTCTTCTGTTTCAGATCTAGAGAACTCGTGGAGCTCACCAAGAGTTCGAAGGATTTGAAGCACAAAGTCCCGGCGATCCTGGAAGAGGAGGTTGACCCAACTGGCGGGCCAAGGATTCAAGACGCCGCCATGGAGCTGTATAGGAAAAAGCAAGTGCCGGCCAAGATTCATCTCTTACAAGCCATGCAGGCGGTGGAGGCTGCGGCAAAGAGGTTTTACTTCTGCTACAAGCAGCTACTGTCGGCCTCAATGGGGAGTTTGGAGGCAAAGGGTAGCGCGGAGACCGGTGATACGCTGAGTCAAATATTCCTGGAGCCGACCTATTATCCAAGCTTGGATGCGGCGAAGATATTTTTGGGTGAAAGACGGAGGAGCCACTGA